Proteins encoded in a region of the Marmota flaviventris isolate mMarFla1 chromosome 3, mMarFla1.hap1, whole genome shotgun sequence genome:
- the LOC114091725 gene encoding sulfotransferase 6B1-like: MLSPGQLSVLHKFKGILFSTASSRELLDSLDSFDAREDDVFLVSYPKSGTHWVAEVIENIPNAKITITSPIELGDISKFDELKTYSKRRVIPTHLSYDMLPVDIKQKQCKVIYIIRNPKDTAVSLFHYYRDNPNLPYIETWAAFLELFLRGDVVYGSWFDHVLSWEEHKNDNVLIIFYEEMKKDFFKSLKKITTFLGMHVNDSEINNIAWKTSFSEMKNNTVKESHDPNHTICALTSERNLVFRKGVVGDWINYFTSKQKRVFDELFTEKMKHSELARRLKEYS, translated from the exons ATGTTATCCCCGGGTCAATTGAGTGTTCTTCATAAATTCAAGGGGATCCTCTTTTCCACTGCATCTTCAAGAGAACTTCTTGATTCCTTGGATTCTTTTGATGCAAGAGAAGATGATGTGTTTCTGGTTTCCTACCCCAAATCTG GCACTCACTGGGTTGCAGAAGTCATTGAGAACATTCCCAATGCAAAAATAACTATAACATCTCCTATTGAATTGGGAGACATTTCTAAATTTGACGAGCTAAAAACGTATTCTAAGAGAAGAGTCATTCCTACCCATTTGAGCTATGACATGCTGCCGGTGGATATTAAACAAAAGCAATGCAAG GTTATCTACATCATTAGAAATCCAAAAGATACAGCTGTCTCACTCTTCCACTACTACAGAGATAACCCCAATCTCCCTTACATTGAAACATGGGCTGCATTTTTGGAGCTGTTCCTCAGAGGAGATG ttgtgtATGGATCCTGGTTTGATCATGTTTTAAGCTGGGAAGAGCACAAAAATGATAATGTTCTAATTATATTctatgaagaaatgaagaaa gatttttttaaaagtttaaagaaaataactactTTCCTTGGTATGCATGTGAATGACAGTGAAATTAATAACATTGCTTGGAAAACATCCTtcagtgaaatgaaaaataatacagtCAAAGAAAGCCATGATCCAAATCATACCATCTGTGCCCTCACATCTGAGAGGAATCTGGTATTTAGAAAAG GAGTGGTGGGTGATTGGATAAACTACTTTACTTCAAAGCAGAAGAGAGTATTTGATGAACTATTCACAGAGAAAATGAAACACAGTGAACTGGCAAGACGCTTGAAGGAGTACTCTTAG